Proteins co-encoded in one bacterium genomic window:
- a CDS encoding serine/threonine protein kinase, with the protein RLELFKQVCAGVQHAHQKALIHRDLKPSNVLVEQIDGKPTPKIIDFGVAKATAHRLTEKTVFTELGTLIGTPEYMSPEQARLTGRDVDTRSDVYSLGVILYELLVGRLPFESGELREAGLDSIRRKICEEDPPRPSTRFRTLEGPKSDESARHRNSDVSTLERQLSGDLDWITMKALEKDPARRYDSPSQLAADIDRHLLHLPVLATPPSTSYRVGKFIKRHTVGVAFATTLLITLIAFAAMMTIQARRIALERDRANLEADNARRSAATANETLEYVEGLFNRVDPEVALGNELTVQQLLNWGVDSLDQVDQPEVRASLSETFGTILAHLGQYERGTFLLDRSLEIRGELHGIDHPDTLTSHDLLGEIARARGDLKSAERHFVTAFEGRSRLLDETHPDMLSSLNNMGVLRRAQGDLVAANEFHRKALEGRRRALGNDHPDTITSINNLAFLRQSEGDLDEAARLFREGLERGRRVLTDDHPDTIALINNLGLLLFFKNRLDESEAHFAEALERSERVLGALHTRTSTTRYNLASVMMAREKFDEAEPHLRRTLTDQRQSLGDDHRDSIVSMQKLGKLMDRLGRHGEAEPYYREALLRSRRTFADRPSEIAYALRVYGDCLKLQHRRVEAITILEEAH; encoded by the coding sequence TCGGCGTGGCCAAGGCAACCGCCCACCGTCTGACGGAAAAAACCGTATTCACCGAGCTGGGGACGCTTATCGGCACGCCGGAATACATGAGCCCCGAGCAGGCAAGGCTGACCGGGCGGGACGTCGACACCCGATCCGATGTCTACTCCCTGGGCGTGATCCTTTACGAGTTACTGGTCGGCCGTCTGCCGTTCGAATCGGGAGAGCTGAGGGAAGCGGGGCTGGACAGCATCCGGCGCAAGATCTGCGAGGAAGATCCGCCACGCCCGAGCACGCGATTTCGCACGCTGGAAGGACCGAAGTCCGACGAATCGGCGAGGCATCGGAACTCGGACGTTTCGACGCTGGAGCGTCAGCTTTCCGGTGACCTGGACTGGATCACCATGAAGGCGCTGGAGAAGGACCCCGCGCGGCGCTACGACTCCCCGTCTCAGCTGGCTGCGGACATCGACCGCCATCTCCTACATCTCCCGGTCCTGGCCACACCGCCCAGCACGAGCTATCGCGTGGGAAAATTCATCAAGCGGCACACCGTCGGCGTGGCGTTTGCGACGACGCTGTTGATCACACTGATCGCCTTCGCGGCGATGATGACGATCCAGGCCCGCAGGATCGCTCTCGAGAGGGATCGGGCGAATCTCGAGGCCGACAACGCCCGACGCTCGGCTGCAACGGCCAACGAGACTCTGGAATACGTCGAAGGCCTGTTCAATCGAGTCGATCCCGAAGTGGCTCTGGGAAACGAGCTGACCGTCCAGCAGCTGCTGAACTGGGGGGTCGATTCCCTCGATCAGGTGGATCAGCCTGAAGTGCGAGCGAGTCTGTCCGAGACGTTCGGCACGATCTTGGCCCATTTGGGCCAGTACGAGCGAGGTACCTTCCTGCTCGATCGCTCCCTCGAGATTCGTGGCGAGCTACACGGCATCGATCACCCGGACACCCTCACCTCCCACGACTTGTTGGGCGAGATCGCGCGGGCTCGAGGCGACCTGAAGTCCGCGGAGAGACACTTCGTGACGGCCTTCGAGGGCCGCTCCCGACTCCTCGACGAAACACACCCGGACATGCTGAGCTCCCTGAACAACATGGGAGTACTACGACGCGCCCAGGGCGATCTGGTCGCAGCGAACGAGTTCCACCGCAAGGCCCTGGAGGGCCGTCGCAGGGCTCTGGGAAACGACCATCCCGATACGATCACCTCGATCAACAATCTGGCCTTCCTGCGCCAGTCCGAGGGCGATCTGGACGAGGCCGCACGATTGTTCCGCGAAGGGCTGGAACGCGGTCGGCGAGTGTTGACCGACGATCACCCGGATACGATCGCACTGATCAACAACCTGGGCCTGCTGCTGTTTTTCAAGAATCGGCTGGACGAGTCGGAGGCTCACTTCGCCGAGGCCCTGGAGCGCAGCGAACGTGTCCTCGGGGCGCTTCACACCCGCACCAGCACCACGCGTTACAACCTGGCATCGGTGATGATGGCCCGCGAGAAGTTCGATGAGGCCGAGCCCCACTTGCGGCGAACCCTCACCGATCAGCGACAGTCGCTCGGCGACGACCATCGCGATTCGATCGTTTCGATGCAGAAGCTCGGCAAGCTGATGGATCGGCTGGGCCGCCACGGGGAAGCGGAACCGTATTATCGAGAGGCACTCCTTCGATCCCGGCGCACCTTCGCCGATCGACCGTCGGAGATCGCCTACGCTCTGCGTGTCTACGGCGACTGCTTGAAGCTGCAGCACCGCCGCGTCGAGGCCATCACGATCCTGGAAGAAGCACACG